The Thermus tengchongensis region CCCCGCCCCCCGAGCTGGTGCGCCCCGAGCTCGTGCCCATCCTGCGGGAAGGGGTCCGGTAGCGTCCCACCCTTCTCAGGCCAGGATATGCCCCCAGGGTTCCCATCTGGGGCGCGAAGCCGCGGGAAGGCCAAGGCCCCCCGCCGATGCCCTCTCCCCGCTGGCCGCGCGAGCCCCTAGGAGGGGGCCAGGGCCTTTTGCACCCGGGGAAGCACCTCCGCCCCCAAAAGTTCGATGGCCCGGAGCACCTTGCGGTGGGGCAGGGTGCCCACGGTGAGCTGCAGGAGAAGCCTTTCGGGCTGGAAGAGCTCTTGCCAGTAGAGGGCCTTCTCCGCCACCCGCTCGGGGTCGCCGATGAAGTCCGCCCCTCCCAGACCCCGGGAGCGGGCGAAGTGGTCGGGGGCCAGGGGCCGCCAGCCCCGCTCCCGGCCGATGCGGTTCATCACCTGCAAGAAGGCGGGGGTGGCCAGGCGCAGGGCCTCCCCGTCGTCCTCCGCCAGGAAGCCGTGGGCCGCCAGGGCCAGGCGCGGGGTGTGGCCGTGGGCCCGGGCCGTCTCCCGGTAGAGCTGGGCGAAGGGCACGAACCGCCGGGGATCCCCCCCGATGATGGCCAGGACCAGGGGCAGGCCCAGCCGCCCCGCCCGCACCGCCGACTCCGGGGTGCCCCCCGCGGCCACCCAGACGGGCAGGGGGTCCTGCAGGGGCCGGGGGTAGACCCCGAGGCCGGGGATGGGCCGGGTGAACCGTCCTCCGGGCCAGTCCACCCGCTCCCCCCGGCGAAGCTTGAGGAGGAGGGCAAGCTTCTCCTCGAAGAGGGCCTCGTAGTCCTCAAGGCGGTAGCCGAAGAGGGGGAAGGACTCGGTGAAAGAACCCCGCCCCACCCAAAGCTCCGCCCGCCCCCCCGAGAGGAGGTCCAGGGTGGCGAACTGCTGGAAGACCCGGATGGGGTCCTCGGAGCCCAGGACCACCACGGCGCTGGCCAGGCGGATCCTCCGGGTGCGGGCGGCCAAGGCGGCGAGGACCACCGCCGGAGCCGAAACCACATACTCCTCCCGGTGGTGCTCCCCCACGGCATAGACCGCAAGCCCCGCCTGGTCCGCCAGCTCCGCCTCCTGCAAAAGCCGCTCCAGCCGCTCCTGGGGGGTGGGGGGACGGCCGAGCTCGGGGTCCAGGGTGCGCTCGCCGAAGGTGTAGAGGCCAATCTCCATGTGGCTTAAGTTAGCAAAGCGCTTTGTTTTTAAAAGTTCTCGGGCGCACTTTCCGCCAGGGCCAGGAAGCGCTCCACCCCCACCCTCCGGGCGGGCAGGTAGAGGTGGACGAAGCTGGCCAGGATCCGACCGTCCGTGTACCCCTCCACCTCCTCTCCCCCCACCCGCCGCCAGGCGGGGCTGGGGGAGGACCCCATCCGGGCGTAGTGGAACTCGTGCCCTTTGAAGGCCTCCCCCCTTCGGGCCAGGGGGTTATCCCTCAGGGCTTCCACCTCCCGATAGCCTAGGACAGGCCTTTCCGCCATGCGGGCCTCCCCGGGTACCAGGCCCACCATGGGGAAGAAGTCCTCTCCGGCCCAAAGCCCTTGGGAGAGGTACATGTACCCCCCGCACTCGGCCACCACGGGGCCTGGGAAGAGGCGCACGGCCTCCCGCATGGC contains the following coding sequences:
- a CDS encoding LLM class flavin-dependent oxidoreductase encodes the protein MEIGLYTFGERTLDPELGRPPTPQERLERLLQEAELADQAGLAVYAVGEHHREEYVVSAPAVVLAALAARTRRIRLASAVVVLGSEDPIRVFQQFATLDLLSGGRAELWVGRGSFTESFPLFGYRLEDYEALFEEKLALLLKLRRGERVDWPGGRFTRPIPGLGVYPRPLQDPLPVWVAAGGTPESAVRAGRLGLPLVLAIIGGDPRRFVPFAQLYRETARAHGHTPRLALAAHGFLAEDDGEALRLATPAFLQVMNRIGRERGWRPLAPDHFARSRGLGGADFIGDPERVAEKALYWQELFQPERLLLQLTVGTLPHRKVLRAIELLGAEVLPRVQKALAPS